Proteins from a genomic interval of Hornefia porci:
- a CDS encoding transposase produces the protein MPVPAEIRAVPRPVNTVVDDNGGDGPKRYAVRQRGSSKYVPGGNPQPKNGKVIGHIIDYKFVPLPEKDPGADLPDMLSYGASALVKSVTADLKEDLLAVYDASDVYAMMSLATLRVIKPAITADRARTHYLRTFVCKDYPGAAMSRNSIGSLLQRIGMNGSRRRQFYQLRMKATAADHHIAIDGMLKQDNSKVNDLSAYSRKAKVRGICEVSVLYAYDIERMEPVCAEVFPGNSIDASSYPAFIRDNDIRKGIIVADKGFPPSKIKEELQERPDLHFLTPIKRNDTRISSNDMLAFEGVLSGIDAYVVYKKKQIKGGRYLYAFKDARKASAEEASYLANAQKKGTFSPEKYARKQATFGVIVLESDQDLEPKAAYLCYEDRWLLEMVFNRYKSDECLDHTDVQGDFSVIGSEFINFISTVATCRIIRKAQNAGLLEKISYGELMDDLASAWRKADAPEEPATDDGYWVHTLQLVFDELEALGLARPVPKPAPKKRGRKPKPKDETEPKPKRKRGRPRKDSTPSAGTV, from the coding sequence ATGCCAGTACCAGCTGAAATCAGAGCGGTCCCCCGGCCAGTCAATACCGTTGTAGATGACAACGGTGGGGATGGCCCCAAACGCTATGCTGTCCGGCAGCGAGGATCCTCGAAATACGTTCCCGGCGGCAACCCGCAGCCAAAAAACGGCAAGGTTATCGGTCACATTATTGACTACAAGTTTGTTCCTCTCCCCGAAAAGGATCCGGGTGCAGACTTGCCGGACATGTTGTCCTACGGAGCATCTGCTCTGGTCAAGTCTGTGACTGCAGACCTTAAGGAGGATCTGCTTGCGGTATACGACGCATCCGATGTCTATGCAATGATGTCTCTGGCTACCCTCCGGGTTATCAAGCCAGCCATTACAGCGGATCGAGCGCGGACGCATTACCTCAGGACGTTCGTATGCAAAGATTATCCCGGTGCAGCCATGTCCAGGAATTCCATCGGCAGTCTGCTTCAGCGGATCGGGATGAACGGATCCAGACGAAGACAGTTCTACCAGTTGCGAATGAAGGCAACGGCTGCCGACCATCACATTGCCATCGACGGGATGCTGAAGCAGGACAACAGCAAGGTCAATGACCTGTCTGCGTACTCCCGCAAGGCAAAAGTGCGCGGCATCTGCGAGGTATCCGTCCTGTATGCCTACGACATTGAACGGATGGAGCCGGTGTGCGCTGAGGTCTTCCCCGGCAACAGCATCGATGCTAGCAGTTATCCGGCGTTCATCCGTGACAATGACATCCGCAAAGGGATCATTGTCGCTGACAAGGGATTCCCACCAAGCAAGATCAAGGAGGAACTACAGGAACGTCCGGATCTGCACTTCCTCACACCGATCAAGCGCAATGACACACGTATATCGAGCAATGACATGCTCGCTTTCGAAGGCGTGCTGTCCGGCATCGATGCCTATGTGGTCTACAAGAAGAAGCAGATCAAGGGTGGCCGATACCTGTATGCCTTCAAGGATGCCAGGAAGGCATCCGCCGAAGAAGCCTCGTATCTGGCGAATGCTCAGAAGAAAGGAACCTTCTCTCCTGAGAAATATGCTAGGAAGCAGGCAACTTTCGGAGTGATCGTTCTTGAATCCGATCAGGATCTGGAACCAAAAGCCGCATACCTCTGTTACGAAGACCGCTGGCTTTTGGAGATGGTCTTCAATCGGTACAAGAGCGATGAATGCCTGGACCACACCGATGTTCAGGGAGACTTCTCCGTCATCGGCAGCGAATTCATCAATTTCATATCAACGGTTGCCACCTGTCGGATTATCCGCAAGGCCCAGAACGCAGGATTACTCGAGAAGATATCCTACGGCGAGCTGATGGATGACCTGGCATCTGCCTGGCGAAAGGCAGATGCTCCGGAGGAGCCGGCGACTGATGATGGCTATTGGGTTCACACGTTGCAACTCGTATTCGATGAGCTTGAAGCACTCGGTCTGGCAAGGCCTGTGCCGAAACCGGCACCGAAGAAGCGTGGGCGTAAACCCAAGCCCAAGGATGAAACCGAGCCGAAGCCTAAGCGCAAGCGCGGTCGTCCCCGGAAGGATTCAACCCCGTCTGCCGGTACTGTATAG
- a CDS encoding ISL3 family transposase, whose amino-acid sequence MLTKTILKKALNVKHTAIDNVTFGSDDSIIVRVHPTKGEQCRCGKCGRKAPRYDAGSGIRRWRTCDMNTHKTYLESEVYRVNCPEHGVVACAVPWARHDSAFTYDFEHMTAWVAVNCSRKVTAEFMRISWNTVGPIISRIRQDADFDPKSRFDGLVNIGVDETSYKKGHKYITVIVNHDTGKVIWVHEGHGKGVFSLFFKQLTKEQRASIQLVSGDGAKWIQSCIDEYCPDAERCIDPFHVVQWAMEALDKVRAAAWNDARKKVSSETKRKPGRPSGDTPKPDTTAKDIKSSKFALGKAPENLTEKQRAKLELIARKDNRLYRAYLPKEELRLVFHYGLDAGKEQLNRFIKWAQHCRIPEFVELQRKIRRHYDAILATLEHKLSNARIEAVNNKIKLTIRMAYGFRNIDNMMDMIMLRCSDIEVSLPWKGQILTHTC is encoded by the coding sequence ATGCTTACCAAAACAATACTCAAAAAAGCACTGAATGTCAAGCACACTGCCATCGATAATGTAACTTTTGGTTCGGACGATTCGATTATCGTCCGTGTTCACCCGACGAAGGGCGAACAATGCCGCTGCGGCAAATGCGGCCGGAAAGCTCCGAGATATGATGCCGGCAGCGGGATCAGGCGCTGGCGGACCTGTGACATGAACACGCATAAAACGTATCTGGAGTCAGAGGTCTATCGGGTCAACTGCCCCGAGCATGGTGTTGTTGCCTGTGCTGTTCCATGGGCCAGGCACGACTCGGCATTCACATACGATTTCGAGCATATGACTGCATGGGTCGCGGTGAACTGTTCCCGTAAGGTAACGGCTGAGTTCATGCGGATCTCATGGAACACTGTCGGTCCGATCATCAGTCGGATCCGGCAAGATGCGGACTTCGATCCAAAGAGCCGTTTCGATGGACTGGTGAACATCGGCGTCGATGAGACCAGCTACAAGAAGGGCCACAAATATATTACGGTCATTGTGAACCATGATACCGGCAAGGTCATCTGGGTTCACGAAGGACATGGAAAAGGTGTCTTCTCCCTGTTCTTCAAGCAGCTGACAAAGGAGCAGAGAGCTTCTATACAGCTTGTTTCCGGCGACGGCGCCAAATGGATCCAGTCCTGTATAGATGAATACTGTCCCGATGCCGAACGCTGCATCGATCCCTTCCATGTTGTCCAGTGGGCCATGGAAGCTCTGGACAAAGTCCGCGCTGCCGCCTGGAACGATGCCCGTAAGAAGGTCTCTTCTGAGACGAAGCGCAAACCGGGAAGGCCATCCGGGGATACGCCAAAGCCGGATACCACAGCGAAGGACATCAAATCCAGTAAGTTCGCTCTTGGAAAGGCTCCGGAGAACCTGACCGAGAAGCAACGGGCAAAGCTTGAACTGATTGCCAGGAAAGACAACCGCCTGTATCGGGCATACCTTCCGAAGGAAGAACTGCGGCTGGTGTTCCATTACGGATTGGATGCAGGGAAGGAACAACTGAATCGCTTCATCAAGTGGGCACAGCACTGCAGGATCCCGGAGTTCGTGGAACTGCAGCGAAAGATCCGCCGGCACTACGATGCAATTCTGGCAACTCTGGAGCACAAGCTGTCCAATGCGCGCATTGAGGCAGTCAACAACAAGATCAAGCTGACGATCCGTATGGCTTACGGATTCAGAAACATTGACAACATGATGGACATGATCATGCTGCGATGCTCAGATATCGAGGTGAGTCTGCCGTGGAAAGGTCAGATTTTGACCCACACATGTTGA
- the istA gene encoding IS21 family transposase gives MTRYREILRLTALGLSQRNIMQSINVSQKTVVKVQRRAGELKLSWPLDESMTDIELGKLMFPKEPKQTLKKMPDFDYIRKELLRNGVNKKLLWTEYLEECRQSGEKPLMYSQFCYHIQQDEQKRRATMHVPRKPGEQIEVDRAGDPAYLTDPDTGESTPARIFVGVMTYSMYPYVEAFINEKQRAWITAHVHMYEYFGGVTRILVPDNLKTAVVHNNDWYTQELNTVYHEMAEHYNTAILPARVRAPKDKPNAEGSVGVISTWITAALRNEQFFTLTELNRSIREKLEEFVHRPFQKKEGSRYEIFVKEELPLLSKLPATRYELAEWKSTTVQFNYHISVDGMLYSVPYEFIKRKVDVRITDQVVEIYFNHNRIASHRRRYGRKGQYSTVTEHMPEDHQKYLEWNGDRFRKWAERIGSNTYKVVDAILTSQRIEQQSYRSCMGLLKLADKYSPQRLEAACTKALSYTASPSYKSVKNILAAGKDKPDKDESESNAVKSHNPHAITRGGDYYRR, from the coding sequence ATGACCCGGTATCGTGAGATCCTTCGGCTTACGGCCTTAGGACTTTCTCAGCGGAACATCATGCAAAGCATCAATGTTTCGCAGAAAACTGTCGTCAAGGTTCAACGACGTGCAGGGGAATTAAAACTCTCCTGGCCGTTAGATGAATCCATGACAGACATTGAGCTTGGAAAGCTGATGTTTCCCAAGGAACCGAAGCAGACTCTTAAAAAGATGCCTGACTTCGATTACATCCGCAAGGAGCTGCTCCGTAATGGAGTCAACAAGAAGCTCCTGTGGACGGAATACCTGGAGGAATGCCGCCAGTCGGGCGAAAAGCCTCTCATGTATTCACAGTTCTGCTATCACATCCAGCAGGATGAGCAGAAACGGCGTGCTACCATGCATGTGCCCCGAAAGCCCGGTGAACAGATCGAAGTGGACCGGGCAGGAGATCCTGCCTACCTCACCGATCCTGATACAGGTGAATCGACACCGGCCCGGATATTCGTTGGGGTCATGACGTATAGCATGTATCCGTATGTCGAAGCCTTTATCAATGAAAAACAGCGTGCCTGGATCACGGCCCATGTACACATGTATGAGTACTTTGGCGGTGTGACTCGTATCCTCGTTCCGGACAACCTGAAAACGGCTGTCGTCCACAACAACGACTGGTACACACAGGAACTCAATACCGTTTATCATGAAATGGCTGAGCACTACAACACAGCGATCCTTCCTGCCCGTGTGCGGGCTCCGAAGGACAAGCCGAATGCAGAGGGATCCGTTGGGGTCATCTCCACATGGATCACTGCCGCACTCCGTAATGAACAGTTCTTCACGCTGACCGAACTGAATCGGTCCATTCGTGAAAAGCTTGAAGAATTCGTCCATCGCCCCTTTCAGAAGAAAGAGGGCAGCAGGTACGAGATCTTCGTGAAAGAAGAGCTGCCATTACTGAGCAAATTACCGGCTACCCGTTATGAGCTGGCCGAATGGAAGTCAACCACTGTTCAGTTCAATTATCACATATCTGTCGACGGAATGCTATATTCCGTTCCTTACGAATTCATAAAACGTAAGGTCGACGTACGGATAACTGACCAGGTAGTCGAGATTTACTTTAACCATAACCGGATCGCCTCTCACCGCCGCAGGTACGGCCGTAAGGGGCAGTACAGCACAGTAACGGAACATATGCCGGAAGACCACCAGAAATATCTTGAGTGGAACGGCGATCGTTTCCGCAAATGGGCTGAACGCATCGGTAGCAATACATACAAGGTCGTTGACGCGATCCTTACCTCACAGAGGATCGAACAGCAGTCCTATCGCAGTTGTATGGGGCTTCTGAAGCTGGCGGACAAGTATTCTCCCCAGCGCCTGGAAGCCGCCTGCACGAAGGCTCTGTCATACACTGCGAGCCCCAGCTACAAGTCTGTGAAGAACATTCTTGCCGCCGGGAAGGACAAACCGGATAAGGACGAGTCCGAATCCAATGCTGTTAAATCCCATAACCCCCACGCGATCACCCGCGGCGGGGACTACTACAGGAGGTAA
- the tnpC gene encoding IS66 family transposase: MENKQALNPKELKQLDKDELCRMILDMQQTVQKKEEIIAANENRIDILTQEVKLLRAQRFGRKSEADDKEEFDGKQMAMEFTFNETEAAADTAEKDETVIVSGHTRKRRPKGKIEEDLSRLPKAEPKHFRMEEDELQKIFPKGYQELPVDVVRQVEHKPAEYYVQEYHVHVYRDREDSGHIVRAAAPKKLFGKGLASPSLVSGIMNGKFVNALPLYRIEQEFERNDVPISRQTMANWMVMASERYFSLLLDCLKRQLFTHHVIHCDETPMLVIKDGRKTKSKSYMWVYRSGILDPHPVVIFDYRKTRHHSHPQEFLGDFNGVLVTDGFEAYHKLARLRSGELTIAGCWVHLNRKFKDALKGLGKSGQNTAAGSIAAEAVRKIGEIFALDNTLDEMTSEKRLQIRKETLKPEVDGFFAWLKEHRSDVTLKSLTGKAITYALNQEEYLRVFLDDGDVPMENNAAERAIRPFCIGKKNWVMSNTIHGAEASGIAYSIVETAKANGLKPYEYMKYLLEVIPQHMDDTNLDFLDDLLPWSNTLPEKCRKAIK, encoded by the coding sequence ATGGAAAATAAGCAGGCACTCAACCCAAAAGAGCTGAAACAACTGGATAAAGATGAACTGTGCAGGATGATTCTGGATATGCAGCAAACCGTACAGAAGAAAGAAGAAATCATCGCTGCCAATGAAAACCGGATCGATATTCTGACGCAGGAGGTGAAACTTCTTCGGGCGCAGCGTTTCGGGCGCAAATCCGAGGCAGACGATAAGGAAGAGTTCGATGGCAAACAGATGGCCATGGAATTTACCTTCAATGAAACGGAAGCAGCTGCGGATACCGCAGAAAAGGACGAGACGGTTATCGTTTCGGGGCATACCCGTAAACGTCGTCCGAAAGGTAAGATAGAAGAGGATCTGAGCCGGCTTCCTAAGGCAGAACCAAAACATTTCCGGATGGAGGAGGACGAACTGCAGAAGATATTCCCGAAGGGATATCAGGAATTACCTGTGGATGTCGTCCGTCAAGTCGAACACAAACCCGCGGAATACTATGTGCAGGAATACCATGTCCATGTCTACCGTGACAGGGAAGACAGCGGTCATATTGTCCGGGCCGCCGCGCCGAAGAAACTCTTCGGGAAGGGGCTGGCCAGTCCGTCACTGGTTTCCGGAATTATGAACGGAAAATTTGTTAACGCCCTTCCGCTCTACCGGATCGAACAGGAATTTGAACGCAATGATGTTCCGATCAGTCGTCAGACGATGGCCAATTGGATGGTGATGGCATCAGAGCGATACTTTTCACTGCTCCTTGATTGCCTGAAAAGGCAGCTCTTCACCCATCACGTCATCCACTGCGATGAAACACCGATGCTGGTCATCAAGGATGGTCGGAAAACAAAGTCCAAAAGCTACATGTGGGTCTATCGTTCCGGCATATTGGATCCGCATCCGGTGGTGATCTTCGACTACCGGAAGACCCGTCATCATTCTCATCCGCAGGAGTTTCTCGGCGACTTCAACGGCGTACTGGTGACGGACGGATTCGAAGCGTATCATAAACTGGCCCGATTGCGAAGCGGTGAGTTGACCATTGCCGGGTGCTGGGTGCATCTGAACAGAAAATTCAAGGACGCACTTAAGGGATTGGGGAAATCCGGTCAGAATACCGCAGCCGGATCGATTGCCGCAGAGGCGGTGAGGAAAATTGGAGAGATCTTCGCTCTCGATAACACTCTTGATGAAATGACATCGGAAAAGAGACTTCAGATCAGAAAAGAGACACTGAAGCCCGAAGTCGATGGTTTCTTTGCATGGCTCAAAGAGCACCGCAGTGATGTAACACTGAAATCATTGACCGGCAAAGCGATCACCTATGCATTGAATCAGGAAGAATATCTGAGGGTATTTCTGGATGATGGCGATGTTCCGATGGAAAACAATGCAGCCGAGCGCGCGATCCGACCCTTCTGCATCGGTAAGAAAAACTGGGTCATGAGCAACACGATCCATGGTGCCGAGGCCAGCGGCATCGCTTACAGTATCGTCGAAACGGCAAAGGCAAACGGCCTGAAGCCCTATGAATATATGAAATACTTGCTGGAGGTGATCCCACAGCACATGGATGATACCAACCTGGATTTCCTGGACGATTTGTTACCCTGGTCGAACACTCTGCCTGAAAAATGCCGGAAGGCGATTAAATGA
- the tnpB gene encoding IS66 family insertion sequence element accessory protein TnpB (TnpB, as the term is used for proteins encoded by IS66 family insertion elements, is considered an accessory protein, since TnpC, encoded by a neighboring gene, is a DDE family transposase.) — translation MLNNLNANQYQNVYIACGYTDLRLGIDGLAAIVQSRFHLNPFQKRTLFLFCGRRADRIKGLLWEGDGFLLLYKRLENGKYRWPRSTDEVTRMSAQQYRWLMEGLSITQKSRVREVHPKSSF, via the coding sequence ATGCTGAATAACCTGAATGCCAATCAGTACCAGAATGTATATATCGCCTGCGGGTATACCGATCTGCGTCTGGGAATCGATGGGCTGGCCGCAATCGTACAGAGCCGGTTTCATCTGAATCCGTTTCAGAAACGCACACTGTTCCTGTTTTGCGGAAGACGTGCCGACCGGATCAAAGGATTGCTTTGGGAAGGTGACGGATTCCTGCTTTTGTACAAAAGGCTGGAGAACGGAAAATACCGGTGGCCGCGCAGCACCGACGAAGTTACACGCATGAGCGCACAACAGTACCGCTGGCTGATGGAGGGCTTGTCAATTACGCAGAAGAGCCGAGTAAGAGAAGTACATCCGAAGAGTTCATTCTGA